The Prevotella sp. E9-3 genome has a window encoding:
- a CDS encoding M13 family metallopeptidase, with protein sequence MKVKTIFVVAFMTTLMGCSGDKVLKSGIDLSNLDTTAVAGDDFYRFACGGWMEKNPLPAAYSRYGSFDVLAEENNKRINGILDELLQRDYEKGTSEQKLSDLYKLAMDSVRRDKEGIKPVMSLLERVEAAQTLDELFEIQLELAPFGFTGVYSAGLAADEKDAKNNILNISQSGLSLGQKDYYLENDSATSHIREEYKIHIVRMFQLFGYSLQQADTKMQNVMSVETELAKVSRSRTQLRDPQANYNKTTLKEFESNYPHLKLEKIMNASGLESKYFETLIVGQPDFMAGADKIVAGLTPDQLRDYMEWDIILDAAGKLSSEVQQANFEFFGKVFSGRKEDHPLWRRSVRQVEGVMGEALGRIYVEKYFPAAAKERMVNLIHNLQKALAERIVAQDWMNDSTKANALDKLSTFYVKVGYPDKWTDMSKLTIDPEKSYYENMMACDRFWKEYEIETKAGKPVDRDEWYMYPQTVNAYYNPTTNEICFPAGILQAPFFDMEADDAFNYGAIGVVIGHEMTHGFDDQGRQYDKDGNMKDWWTAQDGQNFKKRTDKYADFFSAIEVLPGLNANGRLTLGENLADHGGLQVAFTAFKNATKEASLSDIDGFTPEQRFFLAYAGVWAGNIADEEIRNLTKSDPHSLGRWRVNGALPHIDAWYEAFGVTPENKMYIQKENRLSLW encoded by the coding sequence ATGAAAGTGAAAACTATTTTTGTAGTTGCCTTTATGACTACCCTTATGGGATGTTCAGGTGACAAAGTGCTGAAGTCAGGCATTGACTTGAGCAATCTTGACACAACAGCTGTAGCAGGTGATGATTTTTATCGATTTGCTTGTGGTGGTTGGATGGAAAAGAATCCGCTTCCTGCGGCTTATTCTCGCTATGGAAGTTTTGATGTTCTTGCCGAAGAGAACAATAAGCGTATTAATGGAATCCTAGACGAATTGTTGCAGCGTGATTACGAGAAGGGTACTTCTGAACAGAAATTGTCAGACCTTTACAAACTAGCTATGGACTCTGTGCGTAGAGATAAAGAAGGAATAAAACCAGTAATGAGCCTTCTTGAACGTGTTGAAGCTGCTCAGACTCTTGATGAATTATTTGAGATTCAGTTGGAATTGGCTCCTTTTGGTTTCACGGGTGTGTATAGTGCAGGTCTTGCTGCCGATGAGAAAGATGCCAAGAACAATATTTTGAATATTAGTCAGAGCGGTCTTTCGTTAGGTCAAAAGGACTATTATTTGGAGAATGATTCAGCAACCTCTCATATACGTGAAGAGTATAAAATTCATATTGTTCGTATGTTCCAGTTGTTTGGATACTCACTTCAACAGGCTGATACAAAGATGCAGAACGTTATGAGTGTTGAGACTGAACTCGCTAAGGTGTCTCGTTCTAGAACTCAGTTGCGTGATCCTCAGGCAAACTACAACAAAACCACACTCAAAGAATTTGAAAGTAACTATCCTCATCTGAAGCTAGAGAAGATAATGAATGCTTCAGGTTTGGAAAGCAAATATTTTGAAACACTTATCGTTGGTCAGCCTGACTTTATGGCAGGAGCAGATAAAATTGTTGCAGGTTTGACTCCAGATCAGTTGCGCGACTATATGGAGTGGGATATAATTCTCGATGCAGCTGGTAAACTGAGTAGTGAAGTACAACAGGCTAATTTTGAGTTCTTTGGAAAAGTCTTTTCCGGTCGTAAAGAAGATCATCCTCTGTGGCGTCGCAGTGTTCGTCAGGTGGAAGGCGTGATGGGAGAGGCATTAGGCCGTATCTATGTTGAGAAATATTTTCCTGCTGCTGCCAAAGAGCGTATGGTTAACCTGATACACAATCTTCAGAAAGCTCTTGCTGAACGTATTGTTGCCCAAGATTGGATGAACGATTCCACAAAAGCGAATGCACTCGACAAACTTTCCACCTTCTATGTAAAGGTTGGTTATCCCGACAAGTGGACCGATATGTCTAAACTTACTATCGATCCCGAAAAGTCATATTACGAGAACATGATGGCCTGCGATCGTTTCTGGAAAGAGTATGAAATTGAAACTAAAGCAGGAAAACCCGTTGATCGTGACGAATGGTATATGTATCCTCAGACTGTAAATGCTTATTACAATCCTACTACAAATGAGATTTGTTTCCCTGCTGGAATCTTACAGGCACCTTTCTTTGATATGGAGGCTGACGATGCTTTCAACTATGGGGCCATTGGTGTCGTAATAGGTCATGAGATGACTCACGGGTTTGACGACCAGGGCCGTCAGTATGATAAGGATGGTAACATGAAGGACTGGTGGACTGCACAGGATGGACAGAATTTCAAAAAACGAACAGATAAGTATGCAGACTTCTTCTCGGCTATCGAAGTACTTCCTGGTTTGAACGCCAATGGTCGCCTAACCTTAGGTGAAAACCTTGCTGACCACGGTGGCCTTCAGGTCGCTTTCACTGCTTTTAAGAATGCAACCAAAGAAGCCTCCCTGTCAGATATAGATGGTTTTACTCCAGAGCAGCGTTTCTTCCTTGCATATGCTGGTGTATGGGCTGGAAACATTGCTGATGAAGAAATTCGTAACCTTACTAAGAGTGATCCTCACTCATTGGGCAGATGGCGTGTAAATGGTGCTTTACCGCACATAGATGCCTGGTATGAAGCCTTTGGCGTGACACCCGAAAACAAAATGTATATTCAAAAGGAAAATCGCCTATCTCTTTGGTAA
- a CDS encoding ABC-F family ATP-binding cassette domain-containing protein, giving the protein MISVEGLKVEFGVKPLFSDASFVINDRDRIALVGKNGAGKSTLLKILSGKERPTAGTVSVPSDTTIGYLPQVMILQDNTTVREEAQKAFADVQKVKDRIDHMEQLLNSRTDYESADYMALVEKYTSEHERYLMMGAESYEAQIERTLTGLGFERSDLERPTSEFSGGWRMRIELAKILLRRPNVLLLDEPTNHLDIESIQWLEQFLAQSSSAVVLVSHDRAFINNVSNRTLEISCGKIIDYRVKYDEYVVLRRERREQQLRAYENQQKEMADIRDFVERFRYKATKAVQVQQRLRQLEKIVPIEIDEVDNSFLHLKFPPCLRSGDYPIICDEVGKAYGSHQIFKNVNLTIKRGEKVAFVGKNGEGKSTLVKCIMGEIPYDGNLKVGHNVQIGYFAQNQAQLLDESLTVFQTIDNVAKGDVRLKINDILGAFMFGGEASDKYVKVLSGGERSRLAMIRLLLEPVNLLILDEPTNHLDMPSKDVLKEAIKAFDGTAIIVSHDREFLDGLVSRVYEFGGGMVREHIGGIYDFLKTKQISSLDELQQQSKNNEEDSIRTDTKCTSSNVAVSKSEQSSPKVSYAEHKEHQKRIKKAERDVAESERQVDMMEKRLKELDVLLCDPMKASDMTLVTEYTDTRRQLDAEVERWEKLSEILELLKS; this is encoded by the coding sequence ATGATTTCAGTAGAAGGATTAAAAGTGGAATTTGGGGTGAAGCCCCTATTCAGTGATGCAAGCTTTGTTATCAATGACCGTGACCGTATAGCTCTTGTGGGTAAAAATGGTGCCGGTAAGTCAACATTGCTTAAAATACTTAGTGGAAAAGAGCGCCCTACGGCAGGAACTGTCAGTGTTCCTTCCGATACAACGATTGGCTATTTGCCCCAGGTGATGATTCTCCAGGATAACACCACGGTACGGGAAGAAGCCCAGAAAGCATTTGCTGATGTGCAGAAAGTTAAAGATCGTATTGATCATATGGAACAACTACTTAATAGTCGTACAGACTATGAAAGTGCAGACTATATGGCTTTGGTCGAGAAATATACTTCTGAACATGAACGCTACCTAATGATGGGAGCAGAAAGCTATGAGGCGCAGATAGAACGTACACTTACCGGTCTTGGCTTTGAACGTTCTGACCTCGAACGCCCTACTAGCGAATTCTCTGGAGGATGGCGAATGCGAATCGAGTTGGCGAAGATCTTACTGAGACGTCCAAATGTTCTTCTTCTTGACGAGCCTACAAACCACTTGGATATTGAGTCAATACAATGGCTTGAACAATTTCTGGCTCAGTCGTCAAGTGCTGTCGTATTAGTTAGTCATGATAGAGCCTTTATTAATAATGTATCTAATAGGACACTTGAGATATCATGTGGCAAAATCATTGATTATCGTGTTAAATATGATGAGTATGTAGTTTTGCGTCGTGAACGTCGAGAACAACAATTACGTGCTTATGAGAATCAACAAAAGGAAATGGCCGATATTCGCGATTTCGTTGAACGTTTCCGATACAAGGCGACCAAAGCTGTTCAGGTACAGCAACGTTTACGTCAACTGGAAAAAATAGTTCCAATCGAAATCGATGAAGTTGACAATTCTTTTCTTCATCTGAAATTTCCACCTTGCTTGCGTTCTGGTGATTATCCAATTATTTGTGATGAAGTAGGAAAAGCTTATGGAAGTCATCAGATATTCAAGAATGTTAATCTTACTATAAAACGAGGCGAAAAAGTTGCATTTGTGGGCAAGAACGGTGAAGGAAAGTCCACGCTTGTGAAGTGTATTATGGGCGAGATTCCATATGATGGCAACTTAAAGGTTGGCCACAATGTTCAGATAGGCTATTTCGCACAAAATCAAGCTCAACTACTAGATGAGAGTCTCACCGTTTTCCAGACTATTGACAATGTGGCAAAAGGTGATGTGCGTCTGAAAATCAATGATATTCTAGGCGCTTTCATGTTTGGTGGAGAGGCTTCGGATAAGTATGTAAAAGTTTTGAGTGGTGGCGAACGTAGCCGTTTAGCCATGATACGGTTATTACTCGAACCTGTTAATCTGTTAATATTGGACGAGCCCACTAACCATTTGGACATGCCTTCGAAAGATGTTTTGAAAGAAGCAATCAAGGCTTTCGATGGAACCGCCATTATTGTGAGTCATGATCGAGAGTTTCTTGACGGTTTGGTTAGTAGAGTTTATGAGTTTGGTGGAGGAATGGTTCGTGAGCATATTGGAGGAATATATGACTTTTTGAAAACCAAGCAGATATCGTCTTTGGATGAACTTCAACAACAATCTAAAAACAATGAAGAAGATTCCATTCGAACAGATACGAAATGTACGTCTTCTAACGTTGCGGTTTCAAAGTCGGAACAGAGTTCTCCAAAAGTTTCTTATGCTGAGCACAAAGAACATCAAAAACGTATTAAAAAAGCTGAACGTGATGTTGCTGAGAGTGAGCGTCAAGTTGATATGATGGAAAAACGGTTGAAAGAACTTGATGTATTATTATGTGATCCGATGAAAGCATCCGATATGACTTTGGTGACAGAATATACAGATACCCGCAGGCAACTTGATGCTGAAGTTGAAAGATGGGAAAAGCTATCTGAGATCCTTGAGCTGTTAAAATCGTAA
- a CDS encoding glycoside hydrolase 43 family protein: MPVHAQFSSWTADNGNGTFTNPLFYDEFSDPDILRVGDDYYLAGTTMHAVPGLVILHSKDLVNWENISYCFDRFDFDDPAFSLKNGKEIYGEGIWAPAIRYSNGQFYVFSNINGKGLQCYTAKDIRGPWEHHNMKGRIYDLSVLFDDDGKIYAIHGYGEVHCTELKADMSGPVEGTDRVIIPNGSAVGEGHHMYKINGMYYLISTDYKPNGRTLCSRSKNIYGPYETCVITADETFGYHAAPLTQWKGRIVPDGSQFVIPKADENATACSNIHQGGIVEDQNGQWWALLMQDFHSIGRTVTLAPVTWKDGWPFVGLEGNLGRAPRTWFKPQLPQQFPSAPYNRCENFDGKQLGRVWQWNHNPEEKMWSLNNGRLRLKTMPAEQLMWARNTLTQRVIGPSSITTVELFINGMKNGDVAGLGNINVPCSWIGIVKNEKQTLLRWFEQVNNDTIDQPISLPHGKIWLRMCGDFDNDKAEYAYSVDGEHFYNLGCEMRLSYQLVTFQGSRHALFAFNKNGKNGGYAEFDNFTVVEPEADRSQNIPYGKTFRIINLATGRPMHAQLHGLMYDTDARNNSQQTHFRLIDKGQGMVSLQCEDGRYVWVSGIGLPGDVRLTNDSSKAEVFLWQDYLGGEFMLMSMRTHQYIGKSPTTGSPYSMDYKGADPARRNGSVLRWEEVK; the protein is encoded by the coding sequence ATGCCTGTACACGCACAATTTTCATCGTGGACAGCTGATAACGGCAATGGAACGTTTACCAATCCTCTTTTCTACGACGAATTTAGTGATCCTGATATTTTGCGAGTTGGAGATGATTATTACTTAGCAGGAACTACGATGCATGCAGTCCCTGGTCTTGTTATTTTGCATTCTAAGGATTTGGTAAATTGGGAGAATATCTCATATTGTTTTGATCGGTTTGACTTTGACGACCCTGCTTTTTCGTTGAAAAACGGTAAAGAAATCTACGGCGAAGGTATTTGGGCTCCTGCTATTCGTTATTCTAACGGTCAGTTCTACGTCTTTTCGAACATAAATGGGAAAGGACTTCAATGTTATACTGCAAAGGATATCCGTGGTCCATGGGAGCATCATAACATGAAAGGAAGAATTTACGATCTAAGCGTCTTGTTTGATGATGACGGAAAAATATATGCTATTCATGGCTATGGTGAGGTGCATTGTACCGAACTGAAAGCCGATATGAGTGGTCCTGTCGAAGGAACAGACCGTGTGATTATTCCTAATGGTTCGGCTGTTGGTGAGGGTCATCACATGTATAAGATAAATGGTATGTATTATTTGATATCTACGGATTATAAGCCTAATGGACGTACATTATGCTCTCGTTCAAAGAATATCTATGGTCCGTATGAGACATGCGTGATTACCGCTGACGAGACATTCGGATATCATGCAGCTCCATTGACTCAATGGAAAGGACGTATCGTTCCAGACGGCTCTCAGTTTGTAATTCCTAAGGCTGATGAAAATGCTACGGCTTGTAGTAATATTCATCAGGGAGGTATTGTTGAAGACCAAAATGGACAGTGGTGGGCATTGCTTATGCAGGATTTCCACTCTATTGGTAGAACTGTTACGTTGGCGCCTGTAACATGGAAAGACGGATGGCCATTTGTTGGGCTTGAAGGAAATTTAGGCCGCGCTCCGCGTACGTGGTTCAAACCACAACTTCCGCAACAGTTTCCTTCAGCTCCATATAATAGGTGTGAGAATTTTGATGGCAAACAATTAGGACGTGTCTGGCAGTGGAACCACAACCCTGAAGAGAAAATGTGGTCGTTAAATAATGGTCGCTTACGCCTTAAGACAATGCCAGCAGAGCAACTGATGTGGGCACGTAATACTCTTACCCAACGTGTAATAGGACCTTCTAGCATAACTACCGTTGAACTGTTCATAAATGGTATGAAGAATGGTGATGTTGCTGGATTGGGCAATATCAATGTTCCTTGTTCGTGGATAGGCATTGTGAAGAATGAAAAGCAGACATTACTGCGTTGGTTTGAACAAGTGAACAATGATACTATTGATCAACCCATCTCACTTCCTCATGGGAAGATTTGGTTACGCATGTGTGGAGATTTTGATAACGATAAGGCAGAATATGCTTATTCTGTAGATGGCGAACATTTTTATAATTTAGGTTGTGAGATGCGTTTAAGTTATCAGTTAGTTACCTTCCAAGGTTCTCGTCATGCTCTTTTTGCTTTTAATAAGAATGGTAAGAATGGCGGTTATGCTGAATTTGACAACTTTACTGTAGTTGAACCAGAGGCTGATCGGTCTCAGAATATTCCATACGGGAAAACGTTTCGTATCATAAATCTTGCTACTGGAAGACCGATGCATGCTCAGCTGCATGGATTGATGTATGACACCGATGCCAGGAATAATTCTCAGCAAACCCATTTCCGCCTAATCGACAAAGGGCAGGGTATGGTGAGCCTCCAGTGTGAAGATGGGCGCTATGTTTGGGTTTCGGGCATAGGCTTACCTGGCGATGTCAGGCTCACAAATGATTCCTCTAAAGCTGAAGTATTCCTTTGGCAAGATTATCTTGGTGGAGAATTTATGCTCATGTCAATGCGCACACATCAATATATAGGTAAAAGCCCAACAACGGGTAGCCCTTATTCGATGGATTATAAAGGAGCTGATCCTGCACGTCGAAATGGCTCAGTATTACGTTGGGAGGAAGTAAAGTAA
- a CDS encoding gliding motility-associated C-terminal domain-containing protein gives MTLRHLYLVLFFFSFGFTTKGQTVSPTAYYKDKDGNERTETMSIDDAQAPLDVEFRANPSGIEGRVPSYEWHFRHTGLSKDNRTKRELFVRYEENTSYTFAESGEYEIVLKTFLQDNTGIVELDSGVIKLTISESKLEFPNAFSPNGDGTNDIYRAKPEYKNIISFRAIIFNRWGQKLYEWSDPASGWDGKYNGKDVKEGVYFVLVEAKGADGKEYQIKRDVNLLRGFSPKENVTGGNY, from the coding sequence ATGACTCTAAGACACTTGTATCTGGTACTTTTCTTTTTTTCTTTTGGATTCACGACAAAAGGACAAACCGTTTCTCCTACTGCTTATTACAAAGACAAAGACGGTAATGAGCGAACAGAGACTATGAGCATAGATGATGCACAAGCACCTTTGGATGTAGAATTCCGGGCAAACCCTTCAGGGATTGAAGGTAGAGTACCTTCATACGAGTGGCACTTTCGTCATACAGGACTCTCAAAAGACAATCGGACAAAACGTGAATTGTTTGTACGATATGAGGAGAACACAAGCTACACCTTTGCTGAGTCTGGCGAATACGAAATTGTTTTGAAAACTTTTCTGCAAGACAACACAGGAATCGTAGAGCTTGATTCAGGAGTTATTAAACTGACTATCTCGGAAAGTAAACTAGAGTTTCCAAATGCATTTTCTCCCAATGGTGATGGCACGAATGACATCTATCGTGCTAAGCCAGAATACAAAAACATAATTTCATTCCGAGCAATCATTTTTAACCGATGGGGCCAGAAACTATACGAATGGAGTGACCCTGCAAGCGGTTGGGATGGAAAATACAATGGAAAGGACGTAAAAGAAGGCGTCTATTTTGTACTTGTCGAAGCGAAAGGTGCAGATGGAAAAGAATACCAAATAAAAAGAGACGTTAATTTGTTACGAGGTTTCTCGCCAAAAGAAAACGTAACTGGAGGAAATTATTGA
- the uvrA gene encoding excinuclease ABC subunit UvrA codes for MCNHSHQEINVYGARVHNLKNIDVTIPRGSLTVITGLSGSGKSSLAFDTIFAEGQRRYIETFSAYARNFLGGMERPDVDKITGLSPVISIEQKTTNKNPRSTVGTTTEIYDYMRLLFARAGQAYSYVTGEPMVKYTEEKIIEMIMNDYAGHKLIILAPIVRSRKGHYRELFESMRRKGYLTMRVDGELIEITRGMKVDRYKNHDIEVVIDKLSIPVENGDKQAPTDRLKKSVSLAMKQGEGLIMILDASATDGMTSPKFFSKRLMCPTTGISYSDPAPNIFSFNSPQGACPRCKGLGKVSEIDLEKVIPNRNQSIHDGGIIPLGKYKNQLIFWQIDAILKKYGCEIKTPIRDIPDDAMAEILYGSLQDVRIDKSIVHTSSDYFVSFDGIVKYLRDIIESDDSASGQKWADQFMAECTCPECHGQRLNREALSYRIWDKNIAELSAMDINDLRQWIDEVEKHLTNQQSQIAQEILKEIRTRIDFLLQVGLDYLSLNRQSASLSGGESQRIRLATQIGSQLVNVLYILDEPSIGLHQRDNERLIKSLKQLRDLGNTVIVVEHDKDMMLAADYIIDIGPKAGRKGGEVVFQGTPEEMLKTNTITAQYLNGTLSCHPTSDDGSNDKKGTASTRRPGNGLSIKIHGCSGNNLKHIDATFPLGKLTVITGVSGSGKSTLINETLQPLLSQHFYRSLKQPMPFDSVEGLENIDKVVDVDQSPLGRTPRSNPATYTGVFSDIRSLFVGLPEAKIRGYKPGRFSFNVKGGRCETCGGNGYKTIEMNFLPDIQVPCEECHGKRYNRETLEVRYKGKSIADVLDMTINQAVDFFENQPDILRKIKTIQDVGLGYIKLGQPSTTLSGGESQRVKLATELSKRDTGRTLYILDEPTTGLHFEDIRILMNVLHKLVDRGNTVIVIEHNLDVICQADHIIDMGPEGGRGGGTILCEGTPEEVAKSKKGYTPRFLKEYTLS; via the coding sequence ATGTGTAATCATAGCCATCAGGAGATTAATGTATATGGTGCTCGTGTTCACAATCTAAAGAACATAGATGTAACTATTCCAAGAGGCTCACTTACTGTTATTACGGGACTGAGTGGTAGTGGAAAATCATCATTGGCTTTCGATACCATATTTGCTGAAGGGCAGCGCCGATACATAGAAACATTCTCAGCCTATGCACGTAACTTTTTAGGTGGAATGGAACGTCCGGATGTTGATAAGATTACAGGACTTTCGCCAGTTATAAGCATTGAGCAGAAAACGACCAATAAGAATCCTCGTTCTACCGTTGGTACAACTACTGAGATTTACGACTATATGCGCCTGCTCTTTGCTCGTGCAGGACAAGCCTATAGTTACGTTACCGGCGAGCCAATGGTAAAATACACTGAGGAAAAAATCATAGAAATGATCATGAACGACTATGCGGGGCATAAACTCATAATCCTTGCTCCCATTGTAAGATCTCGTAAAGGTCATTATAGAGAATTATTTGAAAGCATGCGACGGAAAGGCTATCTAACAATGCGTGTAGATGGCGAGCTAATAGAGATTACGCGTGGCATGAAGGTGGATCGCTATAAGAATCACGATATTGAGGTTGTCATCGACAAGTTAAGTATTCCTGTTGAAAATGGAGATAAACAGGCACCAACAGACCGCTTGAAGAAATCTGTTTCGCTGGCAATGAAACAAGGTGAGGGACTTATCATGATACTTGACGCTTCTGCAACAGACGGCATGACATCTCCGAAGTTCTTTTCGAAGCGACTGATGTGTCCGACAACGGGCATCAGTTATAGCGACCCTGCACCAAACATTTTCTCATTCAATTCTCCACAAGGAGCATGCCCACGATGTAAAGGTCTTGGAAAGGTTAGCGAGATTGACTTAGAGAAAGTAATTCCTAACCGTAATCAAAGCATACATGATGGAGGTATCATACCATTAGGCAAGTATAAAAACCAACTTATCTTCTGGCAAATAGATGCTATCTTGAAGAAATACGGCTGCGAGATTAAGACTCCAATCAGGGATATTCCTGATGATGCAATGGCAGAAATCCTATATGGTTCTCTTCAAGATGTTCGTATCGACAAAAGTATCGTTCACACCTCAAGCGACTACTTTGTAAGTTTTGACGGTATAGTAAAATATCTTCGCGATATTATTGAATCAGACGATTCTGCAAGTGGACAGAAATGGGCTGATCAATTTATGGCCGAATGTACCTGCCCTGAATGTCATGGCCAACGACTCAATCGTGAAGCGCTATCATATCGTATTTGGGACAAGAACATCGCAGAGTTATCTGCAATGGATATTAATGATTTGCGTCAATGGATTGATGAGGTAGAGAAACATCTTACCAATCAGCAAAGCCAGATAGCCCAAGAAATTCTGAAAGAAATACGTACAAGAATCGACTTCCTGCTACAAGTAGGATTAGATTATTTGTCACTAAACCGTCAGTCTGCATCACTTTCAGGTGGTGAAAGTCAGCGTATTCGCCTTGCTACTCAGATTGGTTCCCAATTGGTCAATGTTCTATATATTCTTGATGAACCAAGCATCGGTCTTCATCAACGCGACAATGAACGACTCATTAAATCACTGAAACAACTCCGCGATCTTGGCAATACGGTAATTGTAGTAGAACATGACAAAGACATGATGCTGGCTGCCGACTATATTATTGACATAGGTCCAAAGGCTGGACGTAAAGGTGGTGAAGTGGTTTTTCAGGGCACTCCTGAAGAGATGCTGAAAACGAATACTATCACAGCGCAATATTTGAATGGTACTCTGTCTTGTCATCCTACTTCAGATGATGGATCAAATGACAAGAAGGGAACTGCTTCAACAAGAAGGCCAGGCAATGGTCTTTCCATAAAAATACATGGCTGTTCTGGTAACAACTTAAAACATATTGACGCAACATTTCCTCTTGGAAAACTAACTGTAATTACTGGAGTAAGCGGATCAGGAAAATCAACTCTTATCAACGAGACGTTACAACCTCTCCTTTCTCAGCATTTTTACCGATCATTAAAACAGCCGATGCCATTTGATTCGGTGGAAGGATTGGAGAATATTGACAAGGTTGTTGATGTTGACCAGTCTCCTTTAGGAAGAACGCCACGTTCAAACCCTGCTACATACACAGGGGTATTCAGTGATATTCGTTCGCTTTTCGTAGGTCTTCCTGAAGCTAAGATACGCGGATACAAACCGGGAAGATTCTCGTTCAATGTTAAGGGTGGACGCTGTGAAACATGTGGAGGAAATGGATATAAGACAATAGAGATGAATTTCCTTCCTGATATCCAAGTACCTTGCGAGGAATGTCATGGTAAACGATATAACCGTGAAACTTTAGAGGTGCGATATAAAGGTAAGTCCATTGCGGATGTATTGGACATGACTATCAATCAGGCAGTAGATTTTTTTGAAAACCAGCCGGACATTTTACGAAAAATCAAAACTATTCAAGATGTTGGCCTTGGATACATTAAACTTGGTCAGCCATCAACAACACTATCCGGCGGAGAAAGCCAAAGAGTAAAACTTGCAACAGAACTTTCCAAGCGAGATACTGGACGTACATTGTATATTCTTGACGAACCAACTACAGGCTTACATTTTGAGGATATACGTATATTAATGAATGTACTCCACAAATTGGTGGATCGTGGTAATACTGTCATTGTCATCGAACACAACCTTGATGTTATCTGTCAAGCCGATCATATCATAGACATGGGACCTGAAGGCGGACGTGGTGGCGGTACTATTCTCTGTGAAGGCACACCGGAGGAAGTTGCAAAAAGTAAAAAAGGATATACACCACGATTCTTAAAAGAATATACACTTTCATGA